Proteins from a genomic interval of Ptychodera flava strain L36383 chromosome 7, AS_Pfla_20210202, whole genome shotgun sequence:
- the LOC139136841 gene encoding serine/threonine-protein kinase pdik1l-like isoform X2 yields the protein MRDLMPSLPPEFEKLHQSDIMALNLKTTASARSKETRVAVNMAKYNKIGKIRRGAFGEISLLKNRETGEVFAGKKLKCDGPSKVSDAMNELFALAKLDHSNIVRIAGVHTTFVHDILNIWLVMEYCPHGTLNEFMLKGDRLKSNALKRDMMKQLADAVSFLHEKRIVHRDLKPENILITMRGGQPQAKVADFGLAKVCESLVGRNVMTTFCGTEFFMAPEVFGHSYTEKADVFSLGVIFFALIERSTWEGHLVYFFRSRGRIMSVGRALRENPMIECHLKEWFPISRQLKHAISLMLAYDESDRPSMQSIFRMLRREALVIEKRSASPMLQRKIARLHLPSASESESDSISRKFPHPPLSSPRAEVKNTPVKLPKIDKLGVVVDSKYVFKEKLEPWKVKITRPPSYLLTPRPPPPRAARNVENVELGRPHTASRVPRPPAQPKLKNRLAKMTRPHSAYTNRYPQPPKLPKPNTKTNSPKVRRPLTAAKVPHPPKEPRKDDRITRLLRPRTGSLVRINQYKPAWKP from the coding sequence CCTAAAGACAACAGCCAGTGCCAGGTCAAAGGAGACACGGGTTGCCGTCAACATGGCAAAGTATAACAAGATTGGGAAAATACGCCGAGGTGCCTTTGGTGAAATTTCTTTGCTGAAAAATCGTGAGACCGGTGAGGTGTTTGCTGGCAAGAAATTAAAGTGTGACGGACCTTCCAAAGTCAGTGATGCAATGAATGAACTGTTTGCTCTCGCTAAACTGGACCACAGCAACATTGTACGGATTGCTGGAGTTCACACAACCTTTGTACATGACATTCTGAATATATGGCTGGTTATGGAGTACTGCCCACATGGAACACTGAACGAGTTCATGCTGAAGGGAGATCGGTTGAAAAGCAACGCCCTCAAACGTGACATGATGAAGCAGCTTGCGGATGCGGTCAGTTTCTTGCATGAAAAACGAATTGTCCATCGGGACCTGAAACCAGAGAATATCCTCATAACAATGAGAGGCGGGCAACCGCAAGCTAAAGTGGCCGATTTTGGACTGGCAAAAGTTTGTGAATCGCTTGTCGGGCGTAATGTGATGACGACTTTCTGTGGCACAGAGTTTTTTATGGCCCCTGAAGTTTTTGGACACAGTTACACAGAGAAAGCTGATGTCTTTTCCCTTGGAGTCATATTCTTTGCGCTGATTGAACGATCTACGTGGGAGGGACATCTCGTATACTTCTTCCGCAGCCGCGGCCGGATCATGTCCGTAGGAAGAGCCCTCAGGGAAAATCCAATGATTGAATGCCATCTAAAGGAATGGTTCCCAATCAGCCGTCAGCTCAAACATGCCATCTCGCTTATGTTGGCGTATGACGAATCAGACCGACCTTCAATGCAATCAATTTTCCGTATGTTGCGTCGGGAGGCACTAGTGATCGAAAAGAGATCGGCCAGTCCCATGTTACAGAGGAAAATTGCGCGACTTCATCTCCCGAGCGCTTCAGAATCTGAGTCTGATTCAATCTCACGGAAGTTTCCTCATCCGCCACTCAGCAGTCCAAGGGCAGAAGTAAAGAACACACCAGTCAAATTACCGAAGATTGACAAACTGGGAGTCGTTGTTGACTCAAAATATGTATTCAAAGAAAAACTTGAACCTTGGAAGGTGAAGATCACCAGACCCCCAAGCTATTTACTAACACCAAGACCACCACCCCCAAGAGCCgcaagaaatgttgaaaatgttgagttaGGGCGCCCTCACACAGCCTCCAGAGTTCCACGCCCTCCAGCGCAACCCAAATTGAAGAACAGGCTGGCCAAAATGACACGGCCTCACTCTGCTTATACCAACCGCTATCCCCAGCCACCAAAGTTACCCAAGCCAAACACCAAAACAAACTCTCCCAAAGTGCGGAGACCACTGACAGCTGCTAAAGTTCCGCACCCGCCCAAAGAGCCGCGGAAAGACGACAGAATTACCAGATTGCTGCGGCCCCGCACTGGCAGCCTCGTACGGATAAATCAGTACAAACCGGCATGGAAGCCATGA
- the LOC139136841 gene encoding serine/threonine-protein kinase pdik1l-B-like isoform X1 codes for MAKYNKIGKIRRGAFGEISLLKNRETGEVFAGKKLKCDGPSKVSDAMNELFALAKLDHSNIVRIAGVHTTFVHDILNIWLVMEYCPHGTLNEFMLKGDRLKSNALKRDMMKQLADAVSFLHEKRIVHRDLKPENILITMRGGQPQAKVADFGLAKVCESLVGRNVMTTFCGTEFFMAPEVFGHSYTEKADVFSLGVIFFALIERSTWEGHLVYFFRSRGRIMSVGRALRENPMIECHLKEWFPISRQLKHAISLMLAYDESDRPSMQSIFRMLRREALVIEKRSASPMLQRKIARLHLPSASESESDSISRKFPHPPLSSPRAEVKNTPVKLPKIDKLGVVVDSKYVFKEKLEPWKVKITRPPSYLLTPRPPPPRAARNVENVELGRPHTASRVPRPPAQPKLKNRLAKMTRPHSAYTNRYPQPPKLPKPNTKTNSPKVRRPLTAAKVPHPPKEPRKDDRITRLLRPRTGSLVRINQYKPAWKP; via the coding sequence ATGGCAAAGTATAACAAGATTGGGAAAATACGCCGAGGTGCCTTTGGTGAAATTTCTTTGCTGAAAAATCGTGAGACCGGTGAGGTGTTTGCTGGCAAGAAATTAAAGTGTGACGGACCTTCCAAAGTCAGTGATGCAATGAATGAACTGTTTGCTCTCGCTAAACTGGACCACAGCAACATTGTACGGATTGCTGGAGTTCACACAACCTTTGTACATGACATTCTGAATATATGGCTGGTTATGGAGTACTGCCCACATGGAACACTGAACGAGTTCATGCTGAAGGGAGATCGGTTGAAAAGCAACGCCCTCAAACGTGACATGATGAAGCAGCTTGCGGATGCGGTCAGTTTCTTGCATGAAAAACGAATTGTCCATCGGGACCTGAAACCAGAGAATATCCTCATAACAATGAGAGGCGGGCAACCGCAAGCTAAAGTGGCCGATTTTGGACTGGCAAAAGTTTGTGAATCGCTTGTCGGGCGTAATGTGATGACGACTTTCTGTGGCACAGAGTTTTTTATGGCCCCTGAAGTTTTTGGACACAGTTACACAGAGAAAGCTGATGTCTTTTCCCTTGGAGTCATATTCTTTGCGCTGATTGAACGATCTACGTGGGAGGGACATCTCGTATACTTCTTCCGCAGCCGCGGCCGGATCATGTCCGTAGGAAGAGCCCTCAGGGAAAATCCAATGATTGAATGCCATCTAAAGGAATGGTTCCCAATCAGCCGTCAGCTCAAACATGCCATCTCGCTTATGTTGGCGTATGACGAATCAGACCGACCTTCAATGCAATCAATTTTCCGTATGTTGCGTCGGGAGGCACTAGTGATCGAAAAGAGATCGGCCAGTCCCATGTTACAGAGGAAAATTGCGCGACTTCATCTCCCGAGCGCTTCAGAATCTGAGTCTGATTCAATCTCACGGAAGTTTCCTCATCCGCCACTCAGCAGTCCAAGGGCAGAAGTAAAGAACACACCAGTCAAATTACCGAAGATTGACAAACTGGGAGTCGTTGTTGACTCAAAATATGTATTCAAAGAAAAACTTGAACCTTGGAAGGTGAAGATCACCAGACCCCCAAGCTATTTACTAACACCAAGACCACCACCCCCAAGAGCCgcaagaaatgttgaaaatgttgagttaGGGCGCCCTCACACAGCCTCCAGAGTTCCACGCCCTCCAGCGCAACCCAAATTGAAGAACAGGCTGGCCAAAATGACACGGCCTCACTCTGCTTATACCAACCGCTATCCCCAGCCACCAAAGTTACCCAAGCCAAACACCAAAACAAACTCTCCCAAAGTGCGGAGACCACTGACAGCTGCTAAAGTTCCGCACCCGCCCAAAGAGCCGCGGAAAGACGACAGAATTACCAGATTGCTGCGGCCCCGCACTGGCAGCCTCGTACGGATAAATCAGTACAAACCGGCATGGAAGCCATGA